TGAAAAGCGGGAATTGCAAGTCGCCGAAGGGGCCAATCTGCGCAAGGAAGCCCTGAATGCGGGCATCAACCTGTATTATGGCGTGAATGGTTTTGGCAGCGGGATCAATAAAATTTTTAACTGCCACGGGTTTGGACACTGTGGCACCTGCCGCGTCAAAATTGTCAAAGGAATGGAAAATGCCAGCCCGATGACCGCGACCGAAAAATTCACATGTAATTATAACGTGCTGAGTCCGGCGATGTTTGCCTACATTGGCAACGAAGCTACC
This Pirellulales bacterium DNA region includes the following protein-coding sequences:
- a CDS encoding 2Fe-2S iron-sulfur cluster-binding protein, giving the protein MAKITPVRVAPGELEYRQESSTALHIFFANMPTITFVNEKRELQVAEGANLRKEALNAGINLYYGVNGFGSGINKIFNCHGFGHCGTCRVKIVKGMENASPMTATEKFTCNYNVLSPAMFAYIGNEATMRLACCVEVLGDMTVETNPQFNMTGDNFFS